CTTGCTATTTATTTATGGCTTGAGATCTGAGAGTTGTACTTGCTGGACATCTTAGGATTTATCACGAGTCAAGTATATCTTGTTTAATCTTCTGTTGTGAGAAAGTGGCGTATCAttggttttatttttctatCCTGCATTATATAGTTCTTCAACTTGCAATTGTCTCTTTAAATCTAAGGTTGAAGTTGTTCATGTACATGATTGAATTTGAACCAATGTGGACGTTAAGCTCCTTTTGGCATATGATGGTTCAAATATGCATATTCTGTAATAGTTGCAAGCACCACTTTGTGCCTGGAAACTTGCGCTAACAAGCttccagctctctctctctcttctcccctcccccccccttctctctctctctctctctctctctctctctcaatatcTCTCTCTTTAGCTGGCTATTTTATTCTGGATTGACTTCTTATTGAAGGTAGTTCCTTTAGGTGCAGCAATGTGAAGTGTTTTACCATGACTTGGCCAGTTTGTAGGGGAAATTTCAAATTAATGAAATCAACATTATTTActtatatttaattttgaaGTTTGCTTTTCTTCACTTTGTACATGAAAATCTAAATCGAAGATCTTCTGATTCATCTAACCAAGCTATGGGGAAAAGCAAATGGTCTATATTTTGCATCTCTATAGAGTAATGTACATGATGATGGCAAGGTAGCCTGCCTCTTTGATGTCATATGATCTTAACTACTGCATCTGTTCTTTGCATTTGTTATTTACCTGGTTGTAATTATCTTGTAAATTGTAAATGGTTCTTATGTTGCCGATGGCCTTGATGCTTCAAGCCCCTTTGATTTTCATGCGTCCATAGCTTTGTGGCAGGTGAATAACTTGAACCAGAGCCTCTCTTACCATAATCGTTTTGTattagatgatgatgatgatgatgatgcatgtggtATTAGTGAAATCTTTGCATTTTAATTTTTCAGTTACTTTAAAATACACGCAAGTGTCTGAGCTGTATTAGCAGGTTCTTGGTAAATTGGTTTCCATAATGTGACCATCTGGTAATTGGTGGATCCTGCATGGATAGTTCAGTTTATGATTTTATACGATGTAGTTGCTTGTGTGGTTTATATGCTGTTCTATGACTGTTCTGtactactttcttctttcttttcttttctttcttcttctttttttggttgTGTATTTGTGATCCATTAGTGACGCTGTTTCTCGAAACACCGAGTAGCTTGAAGGCGACCAAGACATGCGGTCTCGGAACAGCATGCCTGGCCAGCAACATAGCATGGAAAACCTTTATCCAGCAAGAATGAGACTGTCCAACTCATCTGACCGAACCCCTTTGGGTGGGTCGACGCGCCTAGCAGCTGGAGTGGGACCAGGTCTATATATTAGTGTTTGGTGGGGAGCCGATGCTGGTTCATCTTGTGATGGTTGTATATTTGTTGGCTAGTTTTTGATGTCAATTCAGATGGAGGTGGTGACCTTTCTTTACTCTTCTGCCACATTATGATGGTTCTGTCGACCGTTACCATCTTATGCAACAAATTTTTGTAACGAtgcttaaaatattttatatttaaattcagAGTACTGCCTTTTTGAGGAGCTCCCTGTTATCATATCCCGATCGACCATGAACCTGGCCTTCTGTGATTGGTGGTTCATATTTATTTAATCATAAGGTAATTAGTATGCAGCCCTTTTTTGTATGTTATTATATATTTACTCTCGTTCATCTGTACAAAAATTGCGCATGTACTAATTAATTATGGAAATAAATTTGGGTTTAAAAGGCAGCTTACATTGGTGAAAAACAGCGGACGCCTTGTCACTTAATCTATTCctctttattcttttcaaaagaaaatgccCTGACTTAGCTATACGTGCTCCATCAGCGGAATCTACAGTAGCACTCGAACGCAAGGGAGCGCGATGTGCTGAAATGTCCATGCTTTTGTACACGAACCTGGTGGTTATTTTATGGTTCCGCCTCGGGTCCGGAAGGGGGATGGTGGGGAGGAGGGTCCCGGGCATGATTAAAGAGGTATGAAGTAAAGCAGGCTTGTCTTTCTTTTTGGTAGACTAAAAGTGGGAAATTATGAGCATAGTCGGTCAGGTTGGGGCCCCATTCTCGTACTGCTTGCATAATGGAAGCCATCTTTTCTTACAGTTCAGTCATCATCTCTCCATCCGCCCAACCACCCTTTGCCCATCTCATTGTCTCCAAAGATCGCACCCTAGTCCTATCCCTCTTGATGTTGTATCCTCTAAAATCTATTCTAGTGTCGATGTCCCAGCACTTAGGCCCCTCATAGGACTTATAGAAACCTTCCCTTCTTAACAAAGGAAGCAGCACCGCAAAATTCCTCCCGTCTTTCCAGATGACTGCTCCCCACCTAAAGCATCCCACTTTCTCAAAGATTCTGTGCCGGGTCGCTTTCACCCCCATGGAATTCAGTTCCCGTCACCGCCAACAAATTTAAGTAAACAACACGCATTGAAGGATCAATATCATCTTATCTTGAGGAAAATCAAAATCATAACACTACCCAACCCGCTGAACGCCTGTCCTCGGGTAAAGCGCAGAGAACGAAGCATTACATAAATAaacagataaataaataaacggaGACAGACAATATTTGTTGGATCAAAGCTCAAATGTTTTTCACAGAAATTTAGAGTACAGAATTCTGTTAAAACCGACACGTACGCCACTCTGTTCGCTTGTACTGGAGAAAGACTTAAGCACACTCGACAAATGCACTGCAAAAAGGAGGGAGGAGCAGAAGGGGGTATATtgaacaaatcaaaaaaatctcAACAACATGTTTTAAGTTACCTTCTTAGTTGTCGATAATTTAAAGAGGAGAAGAACGCTGGAAAACAACATCAGATTTCTGCTCCTGCCATGCCAggagaaggggaaaaaagaacTCAATGCGCCATGGCGACCGGCGGTGGGAAGGTGATGCTTCGCTGGCTGGGGAGGGCAAGCATCGCCGTATGGTCCAAAAAGTCTTTGAGAGCTACAACCGCCTCCAAAATGCTCCTCAGATCATCAGCGCACGAGAAGCCGGCGGCCCCCAGCCGCCGCACGGCATAAACGTAGAACGTCAAGCACCCTTTCCTGAACTTAAACCTCGCCATCTCGCATCCCGAGAGCCCCCGAATGAGCTTCTTGTTGACGTCGCCCAGAGAGGTCATCGGCGGCCAGAGCTGGTCTATGGCCGACTTCATGCTCTCGGACTCGAAGATGAATAGAACCGCCTTGGACTTCTTGGTGCCGAGGCCGAGGGTGAGGGTGTGCCATGCGTGGTGTGCCAAGATGGTGAAGTTCGTGGGCAGGTAAGTGGTGgttgaagggaagggaagggtcTGGCACTGGCTCAGGAACGAAGGGGGGATGTCGAGGAGGCGGAGCAGCTCGAGCGGCGTGGCCCGCCGGACGGTGAAGGACTTGACCACAAATTGGCCGCCGAAGCGGATGCCTTTGACGTCGGAGCTTGGCTTGAAGTGAGGGACTGAGGTGGATTTGTTGGCCTGTTGTTGTTGATGCTGTTGTTGTTGATTTTGGTGTTTGTGTTtgtgtttcttcttctcctcggcCATGCTTTTGGTTTTGGCTTTTGGTGGTTCTGAGTGCTTCGTGCTGTTTGTGGACTAAAAAGTTATAATGAGATTGCTGGTCAGGGACcaacttctttttttattgcttTGCTTTTTTGGTGCTGCATCACACCATAGTCAAATGGAAGGACCATCCACCCTGTAGTTGATGTTGGAGAGGTTAAATCTCCGTGCCAATTAACACATACCCACACAGTTCTTCATATGCTATCTACATATAATTTCTCTATTTAAGTTCTGACAATCTTGCTGGACGTCACGGTCGGCTCGTAATTCATTTCCATGAGTCTGTACTACAGTATCGCTTAGTTCACATAGACTATGAACTAAGCCTGCTCTGATAATATTTGTCACAATCTAGAATCTCACTCACAATAGTTAGTCAGAATGTAGTTTTGGATTTCTGAGTCTTGTACAAGCATCCAAAATTTTTCCAATGAATAAtcgatatgagactaaatacatcctGCATGGATCTTTATAAATCATTACTAAAATGCATGTGCAACACATAACTGCTGATCAAGATAAGCACACCTAAAGTTATAGCATTGCGGCCAAGGCTCGCTAAAGTCAAGCAATACAAGATCTTTCTCTTCATATGAAGGCAATTTTGATTCTTCATGAATCTAACGTGTGATGTCTCTTTCCTATTCATTGCCCTTAAGATAAAAGCaagtataccaaaaaaaaaaaagacgagaaaaataaagaaaaatgtcTCCACATGAACCTCGACCTCGATGGTCCTGATGCCTTACTTGCAGGCTAGAATTGGAGGGAGCAGTCATCCAGAGACTGATCAACTACCTTGTTCGATGGGAGTAGGTATAAGTGAGAAATGGTCCCTTCTTGAAGTGGAAGGTACAATATACTTGCTTCCTAAAAAGATCTAAACCTTCGATGGTGCAACAGAGGGGCTACACCAACCAATACTAGCTTGCTGTATAATATTTTATCGGCTTTCAGCCAGCAACTATGCATGTTTGAGGTATTGATGTATAGTCTAATTTGATGTATATATCTTCATGCTAACAGAGAGATAGTGTTAGCATTTGAATGCATATTTGAATtgataagaaaaaggaaaaaacaaggAAAGAATGAGAAGATGAAATTTCTGTAATTCTGGTTTGTATACGAATTGCTTGTTTACAACAATATGTATAGGGTGCATATATAGGCACGGCTATAACAAACTTTAAGTATGATAACAACTCTATTAATCTTACAAGTTGATTACAGTAATATAAATAATGGATGTCCTTAATTTCTGCAGGTATATTCTGAATTAGCAATATGGTCTCTCCCTCATAATATCTCCTCCATCAATGCAAACCTATGTATGAACTTGTCTATTTTCCTTTTATTCAGTTTAAAGAATTAACAACATAGGTGTTTTGGTTGGTAGCTCTGGACCTCCTATATTGTATTTATCCTCCTTGATATAATGAATGTTTGATTTGATGGTTGTAGAGTTCATAAAAAGGACATCTTAGTAGAAATTATCAACTAATAATATTACCTAACAAGTGTGCGTTCTATACGAGACAATGAGGACAATGGAGTTATCACTAACATTGCATGTTTTTATTAAATGAAAGAGCTTATCCAATGCCACCATTGGAACAGGCCAACTCACGGTCAATCATGCTGTTATTAGTCTCCAAGGAATAGAAATGAGATATAGAAGAATACAAActtctttattaatttatatacGGTTGATAACATCATAAAATTGACTATCTTGAATCTTGATGCTGCTGGAAAATCATGCCTGGACACTGACAATGAGAGGTACCTAATTCTGAATCCATTTCCATGATTTGCTATTACTATAACTGTGTTCTGTAAGTTGGTTTCGGAACAAGGGACAGATGCTTCTCAATGTGAATTAAATCCAACTAATTGGTTAATCTCATAAATATACGCAAATCTAACAGAAGTAaaaaaccacaaaaaaaaacaataaattcCCAACCTATATGGTGTACATGGAAGAAAGATGCACCTGAAGTCAGGAATCACGACGAATGTGCTTCCTGTATCTGAAGAACTTCTAAGTAATTAAATATTCTAATAACCGAAGAACTTCCCAGTCTATAGAATAATACTTGAGAATGTGAGGTCATGGATTTGAACATTACCTAACCAAGAAAGGATGAGATAAAGAGAGATCTCTCTTTCTTTAAGATGCTGCAGTGTCAGTCTTTACACTTGTGATCACGACAAAGAAAAATCTTTTGGTTGCTAAATATTTAGGCCTAAAGTACATATTTTTCATTCTAACTAATGGTGCTTTCACCTCTTGAGTATTTGGGAtcacaaaaaaaacaaatgtattattaatcatatactATAATTCTAAATAGATGAAAGTTACAATACAGCCGCCTGTAATTCATTTCAAGTTCTATGTTAATTAGAAATTTAATAGTCTCGAAGATCAGCACTTTTATGATTGTTGTAGTTCATTAGCAGAGCACCAATGAATTGCCAGTGCccattaaaaggaaaaaaattactTCCAGAATGAAACAGTTTTTTTCGAACAAAAATCAATCCTTTGGTGGATTTCTGTCACataagttgttctttgttggTTTCTCACAGTCGTTCATAACTATAGCCATAACTGTtgagcttcattcaaagatcCAACTAGTTGGGGTTTGGTTTTTCAAATCCTCATTTGCcaataataattaataagaaTTATTCATTGAATTATTCAATATTCAATCAATGATACAACAATGTCAATTATAATGTCTTACAAACTGTAGAAGAAAGTGTGTATGTGTGCTCTCCTTCATCCTAAGGCTCAACACTCTGTTGTACCTCATACACTGGAAGAATCTAGGGTCCTATTATAGGCTCCCTGAGAGTTCATTTTGTTCTAGCCACATGATGAGGAAACTAACCTATATCACGCTTATCAAGCTTTGACTGGAGGTGGCACATTTTTCTCCAGGCACAAATCAAATTCAGATTCATAAACTTAGATTTCTTGCAAGAATAAGACATCGAAAAGGTCTTATTATTTATGTTACCAGTAATTACTTCTTTCAGTGACAATTTATGGCCAAAGATTCATCAGTCTTTGGGACCTAAACCTCTCTCCAGGTAACTCTTATGAAGCAAATGGTATTTGGAGAGATTAGCTTTCCAATCTTATATGCAGATGGGCAAACAATGTAACAATGGAGTCAACATTTACCCTGAATAGCTTCAAAGTATCCTAATTACTCAAGGAAAGATACTATATTTTCTGCCTTCTTGTTTCTAATGCATATATGGCCATTATAGTCCAAAAACTAGAATTTGTTTTGGTCTTATACTTCACCAGAAGGGTTCTTCTTGGCTGCTACctccaaaaaaaagaggatttcCATTTTTACAGAGGCAGTGGCAACTCAGACCGAAGCTTAGAGTTCACTCATACCCTTCCCTCACTCACTTTGTATCGTATGTTTCAATACACCTCGAAAGCAAGAGAGACTACAGTATCTACAACTCCTACTGAACCACCATCCATCTTCAAAATCTTATTATTTGTGTAAAGTTTTAATGATAAGCTACTGTTTGCCTTGCATTACTGGGTAGTTGCTTACCAAGTAACCGCAGTTTCTTCTTCAAGCACTTCAGTCTCCAAACCTGTTTAAATTTGTATTTTCCTTTTCCATCACCAAACAATTTTGCTTCATTCACACTTTGGAGAAAGTGTTTTTGAGATTCTTTATTCTAACAACTGTAAATGGATGGCTcccaaataatgataaaagaagACTATAAAGGGGCAATTTATTGAAATGATCCATTTTCAAAGGGACATAATGCtgatattgaaaaaaaaaatctgggcaGTCATGGCTGGTCCATTGGCACCCCCACCAGCAAAAAACAACCAGAGGATAGGTGACTTTCCTTTCATAAAATGCCACTTATCATGACTATGGCTATCCTTCAGCAAAGAAGAAGTCACACTTTATTCCACAATCACCTTTCAGTTCTTTTCATCCTCTGGATCCCAAATCAAAATGAATATTGCCAGTGATCTCAAGAAGAGGATcaaatggattttttttaaaagaatttctCGTCTAGATGGGGAATTTGGACAAAAATATAGTCTAGTGCAAGAAATTATTGTTCCTCATACTACGATGACCAGATTTACTTTAAGACCGGCAGCTATCTTAAAGCAACCAATCATGCATAACAATCCAATTTTTATTACCTTCCCCAATAAAGTGTTTGCAACTGTGCAAGTATCATCCTGCAACCCCTGCCGACACCAAAGTCGGTTGCTCTGAaaccaaaaaaccaaaaaaaaaagacttgaaaggaaaatcaattctgcagcCTAAGACATTCTGAACTGCGATGAGCTAAAGGCATCTGGAATCACTTGCAAGTATTGATTCATCAGTGAGGCAATAGCCCAACCTACTTTTTTGATGGACCAATAATATGAATGCTTTCTCTCAGCAAACCACCGTTATGCTCATAAGCACAAGGTCTTTAATTTAATCACAGGAACCATGCAAATTTCCCACCACATCCACCTTGAAAATTgattctatttttctgaaacaACACATGTACCGATGTCAGGGAAGCACGTTAAAACTAAGGGAATAAATTCTCGAACCTAGGTTCATGATTCCTACCATTTAAAAGTTACAAATTTATATACCTTTCCGTATTTATTTAAGCTTTCATAAGAAGAACGTACATCATGACAGCACCATAGTCTAATCCTAAGCAAGACAACTTTGCATAGGAAAGCATTCTTTCTATACCTTGAGAATAGTCAAATCAATGTGAAATCCACCTAGAAGCATAACATGAGATATACCAATTCAAATGCcatgtgcatatatatatatatatatatgatgctTGCTTCCATATATGCATTCTTTTGTTTATATAGCTTGGTGCAATAGTGAAAGGCTTAGGCGGATAAGTGCAATGGTGTAGGTTCGAGCCTTGACAAGCTATATtgtaaagtaaaaaaaaaggtCAAAGGTTAGGTTTGTTCTCAGTTTGGAAGGATGCCGGATTGCCAAGACGGCCCTTTTATATCCATACAAGTCTACATTAATAAAACAATTGTAGCAACCACTTGAGAAAGATCCATCTTAAGAACTATCATTAATAACAATAACATTCTGACAATCAGGCGTCTGTTCATGATTCCATCATTaaacttttctctctttttttccaaaaaaaaaaaacgtggcATTCGATGTAGAGTAACGTGGCATTCGATGTAGAGTAGTTGATCTAAGGAGGAGAAAGCAGTGGATGCGCGAAGTTGAactaaacatttttttttttgagacatTTTCTCGAACAAGTTAGTTTCATCTCCAGAAAGCCTGCAGTCACATGAGAGGTAACCTGAAGTAAAGGAAAAGTTGAGAATAAATTCTAACCTTAGTTGCTCCTCGTACACAGAGAGAGGTTATACCTGACCCGgccggagaggaagaggggagcGATCGTTATTCATTACCGGTCGTGACATACGTAAGCGCAGGAAACGTGTCAGATAATTTGCCACACCAGGTTGCCGTCCGCTGTTCCAAAAGAGACAGCCGAGTCGCAAGATCCCTACCGTCATCATATGTCGTAACTAATTTGGGTACCGCGACATCCCAGACTGAAAGCATTTTGGTTTGACCCGGCATCCATCAGAACGATAACGGACGGCCGCGATCTTCCTATTTCCCTATCCGAAATTATAAGCTAGAGAGAGATCAGCGTTCCCGATCGGTGACTGAAATTCTTATCGCTCGACGCGCCGCACCGCCCCACGAACGCCAGAACACGCGTCTCACGCTGTAGCGCGTCAAACGAATCCAGCGTCCTCTCTTAGATTACGGGGCAATTTTGATATGCACACCCCGACTTCCCTCCAGtatagttttcttcttctttttttcggtCGAACCGGATGTTTATTATGTTTACATTCCCTCTGGTAGTTTAGCCCCGGAACAAAAAGGGGTGTATTTATCCAGAGACCCTTATAAATAGTGAATATCTCACCCCCTTTCGGGACCCAATTCTCCGACCCTACGGCGAACCGTCTCCGCTACCAATGGCGCCACCACcagctctcctcctcctcctcggcctCACGCTCGGCCTCCTCCTTTCGCCGGCGGCGTCGCTCTCCATCGGCGTCAACTACGGCACCCTCGCTGACAACCTTCCGCCGCCGGCGCAGGTGGCGGCTTTCCTCAAGGAGAGCACCTTCATCGACCGCGTCAAGCTGTTCGACTCCAACCCCGATCTCATCCGCGCATTCGCCGGCACCGGCATCTCCGTCATGATCACAGCCCCCAACGGCGACATCCCCTCCCTCGCCAAGCTCCCCGGCGCCCGCGCTTGGGTCGCCGCCAACGTCGCCCCCTTGTACCCCGCCACCAACATCTCCCTCATTGCCGTCGGCAACGAGATCATGGCCACCGGCGACCGCTCCCTCATCGCCCACCTCGTCCCCGCCATGCGCTCCCTCTCCGCCGCCTTGGGCCAGGCCGGATTCCCCAAGATCCGCGTCTCCACGCCCCATTCCCTCGGGATTCTCTCCGCCTCCGAGCCGCCGTCCTCCTCCCGGTTCCGGCGAGGCTACGATCGGGTCGTCTTCTCTCCGATGCTGGAGTTCCACCGGAAAACCAAATCCCCGTTCGTCGTCAACCCCTATCCCTACTTCGGCTACAATCCGAGGACCTTAAACTACGCCCTGTTTAAGCCTAACGCCGGGGTGTTCGATCCCGTCACGAAGATCAACTACACCAACATGTTCGACGCGCAGCTCGACGCCGTTTACACCGCGATGAAGAAGCTCGGATACGGCGACGTGGAGATCGCCGTCGGTGAGACGGGGTGGCCGTCGGCGGCGGAGCCGGGGCAGGCCGGGGTGAGCGTGGAGGACGCGGCGACGTTTAACGGCAACTTGATACGGAACGTGAACTCCGGGAAAGGCACGCCGTTGATGCCGCATCGGACGTTCGAGACTTACATCTTTGCCCTGTTTAACGAGAACCTGAAGCCCGGGCCCATCGCGGAGCGCAACTGGGGACTCTTTCAACCGGATTTGACTCCGGTCTACAACGTCGGCCTTACGAAAACTCCGGTAAACTTCGCACCTTTTCGTGCTTCTCGTGATGTGTGATTTCTTTTTTCGGGTTTTGTTTATCCGTGGAATCACGCTGGCGGCCAGCGGCCAGCTGGTAGTGTCGGACTGTCAGGGGGGGACATGATGCTTCGGCATTATCTCCGCTTCTCGATGCAGCGCGTGGTGGTATTTTCGTAGTTATAGGCAACTTCAAACTTGGTGGGTTTCCAGCTCAGCCACGACGCGTTTTGTTTTTCGTGGTTCGCGTAATTAGCTGAAAACCGAGACGAgagggataaaaaaaaaaaaaaaaaggaatataaCCTCTTTCTTTGTGCCGCGCTCGCGGATCTCGTGTTC
The Phoenix dactylifera cultivar Barhee BC4 chromosome 3, palm_55x_up_171113_PBpolish2nd_filt_p, whole genome shotgun sequence DNA segment above includes these coding regions:
- the LOC103716488 gene encoding glucan endo-1,3-beta-glucosidase, coding for MAPPPALLLLLGLTLGLLLSPAASLSIGVNYGTLADNLPPPAQVAAFLKESTFIDRVKLFDSNPDLIRAFAGTGISVMITAPNGDIPSLAKLPGARAWVAANVAPLYPATNISLIAVGNEIMATGDRSLIAHLVPAMRSLSAALGQAGFPKIRVSTPHSLGILSASEPPSSSRFRRGYDRVVFSPMLEFHRKTKSPFVVNPYPYFGYNPRTLNYALFKPNAGVFDPVTKINYTNMFDAQLDAVYTAMKKLGYGDVEIAVGETGWPSAAEPGQAGVSVEDAATFNGNLIRNVNSGKGTPLMPHRTFETYIFALFNENLKPGPIAERNWGLFQPDLTPVYNVGLTKTPSGGRGGAAPAPSVGSSRKWCVPKSGASEAALQADINYVCSSGIVDCKPIQEGGACFLPNTIQAHAAFAMNAYYQAAGRHDFNCDFSNSAVITTADPSLGSCKLSS
- the LOC103716489 gene encoding uncharacterized protein LOC103716489 codes for the protein MAEEKKKHKHKHQNQQQQHQQQQANKSTSVPHFKPSSDVKGIRFGGQFVVKSFTVRRATPLELLRLLDIPPSFLSQCQTLPFPSTTTYLPTNFTILAHHAWHTLTLGLGTKKSKAVLFIFESESMKSAIDQLWPPMTSLGDVNKKLIRGLSGCEMARFKFRKGCLTFYVYAVRRLGAAGFSCADDLRSILEAVVALKDFLDHTAMLALPSQRSITFPPPVAMAH